One genomic region from Salvia hispanica cultivar TCC Black 2014 chromosome 2, UniMelb_Shisp_WGS_1.0, whole genome shotgun sequence encodes:
- the LOC125204494 gene encoding histidine-containing phosphotransfer protein 1-like: protein MEIVGQLQKQFVDFSTSLYREGFLDEQYLQLQKLQDESNPDFVCEVVSLFFDDSEKLLNNLATALQQQVVDFKQVDAHVHQFKGSSSSIGAQRVKNMCVAFRNFCEEKNLDGCLRCLQQLKHEYFLVKNKLETLFRLERQIVEAGGTVPIIG from the exons ATGGAGATTGTGGGGCAGCTGCAGAAACAGTTTGTTGACTTCTCTACTTCTCTTTATCGCGAG ggTTTCTTGGATGAACAGTATCTCCAGCTGCAGAAATTGCAAGATGAGAGCAACCCTGATTTCGTGTGTGAAGTTGTCTCACTCTTCTTTGATGATTCTGAGAAGCTTCTGAATAATTTGGCAACTGCTCT tCAGCAGCAGGTTGTAGATTTCAAGCAGGTTGATGCTCATGTTCATCAGTTCAAAGGCAGCAGTTCAAG CATAGGTGCACAAAGAGTGAAGAACATGTGTGTTGCATTCAGAAACTTCTGTGAAGAGAAGAACCTTGATGG GTGTTTGAGATGCTTGCAGCAATTAAAGCACGAGTATTTTCTTGTAAAGAATAAGCTCGAAACTTTGTTTAGG TTGGAGAGACAAATCGTGGAAGCCGGTGGGACAGTTCCCATCATAGGATGA
- the LOC125204262 gene encoding LRR receptor-like serine/threonine-protein kinase ERL1, translating into MRTAYLSTFWACLILLLQCGLLPNALLDPNDFLALQSVKKSLNDLPGSNYFTSWDFTAEPCSFSGVFCDADRVIALNLGDPRAGSPGLSGRIDPAIGKLSALAELTIVPGRVVGPLPRTLSQLKSLRFLAITRNFISGDIPAGLGQLRRLQTLDLSFNQLTGAIPRPVGALPALTNVVLSNNHLTGPIPPFVSHQLARLDLKHNNLSGSISSLRFPSSLQYMSLSSNRLSGSLDRAFSGLNQLNYLDLSMNQLTGSIPVELFSFPISNLQLQRNQFSGPVEPVDKVTIATVDLSFNRLSGEVSAMLSTVGNLYMNNNRFTGRVPSSMVDRLLEGSIQVLYLQHNFLSGIEIKPTVAIPLSSSICLQYNCMVLPVDTPCPLKAGPDKSRPTSQCIQWKG; encoded by the coding sequence ATGCGCACTGCTTATCTCTCTACATTTTGGGCATGCCTCATTCTGCTACTGCAATGCGGCCTCCTACCAAATGCGTTGCTGGACCCGAATGATTTCCTGGCACTACAATCGGTCAAAAAGAGCTTGAACGATTTGCCGGGCTCCAACTATTTCACTTCCTGGGATTTCACGGCGGAGCCCTGCAGTTTCTCCGGAGTCTTCTGCGACGCCGACCGCGTGATCGCACTCAACCTCGGCGACCCACGGGCCGGGTCCCCCGGGCTGTCGGGTCGGATCGACCCGGCCATCGGCAAGCTCTCCGCATTAGCAGAGCTCACCATCGTCCCGGGCCGGGTCGTCGGCCCGCTCCCCCGCACTCTCTCCCAGCTCAAGTCCCTCAGATTCCTCGCCATCACCCGCAATTTCATCTCCGGCGACATTCCGGCGGGCCTCGGCCAGCTCCGGCGGCTACAGACCCTCGACCTCAGCTTCAACCAGCTCACCGGAGCCATACCCCGCCCCGTCGGCGCGTTGCCGGCGTTGACCAATGTGGTCCTCAGCAACAATCACCTCACCGGCCCGATTCCTCCTTTCGTGTCTCACCAGCTCGCCCGCCTCGACTTAAAGCACAACAACCTATCCGGTTCAATCTCCTCGCTCCGCTTCCCCTCATCGCTCCAATACATGTCTCTCTCGTCGAACCGCCTTTCCGGTTCGTTAGACCGGGCTTTCTCCGGTCTGAACCAATTAAACTATCTCGACCTCAGCATGAACCAGTTGACCGGTTCGATCCCGGTCGAGCTTTTCAGTTTCCCGATCAGCAACCTCCAGCTGCAGAGAAACCAGTTCTCCGGGCCGGTCGAACCGGTTGACAAGGTGACGATCGCGACGGTGGATCTGAGCTTCAACCGGCTGTCGGGGGAGGTGTCGGCGATGCTGTCGACCGTGGGGAATTTGTACATGAACAATAACCGGTTCACGGGGCGGGTGCCGAGCAGCATGGTGGACCGGTTGTTGGAGGGCAGCATTCAAGTGTTGTATTTACAGCATAATTTTTTGAGCGGGATCGAGATTAAACCCACGGTGGCGATTCCTCTGAGCTCCTCGATTTGTCTACAGTATAACTGTATGGTGCTGCCCGTAGACACGCCCTGCCCACTCAAAGCTGGTCCGGACAAATCAAGGCCTACTTCGCAGTGCATCCAATGGAAAGGCTAA
- the LOC125207090 gene encoding putative E3 ubiquitin-protein ligase RF298: MSENCSVCDCSVDCGGNGVSSLSANDKGRNKRKFLSDLSLDISAEASNLSLEETFRNALNELGSIMERSGDANTDKLQGSDWDSPVVCQLEELLLTSLKVIFDSAVKKIIESGYTKEVAEWAILYSSLFNGGKDAVSNVVDSALSILKRDKDISTTKHPVFEGLESLVDYTLLEMICVLREIRPSLSVSEAMWCLLISDLNLVNTCPAEGGTVGGSCSQEASEESQALPQPKSETSSTSQIKDSNDSGSSKQINPKHKGCEPKSSSGGELASPGKECVLAALEAKGNLSSFVKEHFLSSFQGNTTDEKAVGNKKGLSVNSKRDMLRQKAFQFEKHYKGRLTKGAFKAKVAAWGSMVLDKSLLRAPPGGATIAMKGAVHSKLPTPAGTSSSAAEKNSHPSSNSPPLSSACDASKGGANVSDTPKAIDYYALIPFDENQQKRVPQDDKDEAIVTLVPYKQEIEKELQGWTEWANEKVMQAARRLGKDQAELKMLRQEKEEMEKFKKEKQTLEESTVKRLSEMEHALTNATGQIEVANCTIHRLEEENHLLKNDMLAAKMQAIRAVTNLESALEREQQTLKKLQSWEADKGIVQDELTNVQRQITSLNKRLEKARGRKDQFKALWKQEEKEKSKAQKNIDSLKSKLDEEEALMKVEADSIKQASEKEMQRCEADIKRLQKMIMELNLESDKYKIAALNKGYGSYMTGLPGSEPPKVTNGFAVFQDNASDSPDVKPERECVMCMADEISVVFIPCAHQVLCTQCNVIHEKQGMSDCPSCRTTIQKRVSVSYRC; this comes from the exons ATGAGTGAAAATTGCAGTGTCTGTGACTGTAGTGTTGACTGTGGCGGTAATGGAGTCTCGTCTCTTTCGGCCAACGACAAAGGTAGAAACAAACGGAAATTTTTATCTGATTTGTCCCTGGACATTTCAGCCGAAGCATCAAATTTATCTCTAGAGGAAACATTCCGAAATGCTTTGAATGAGTTGGGTTCGATAATGGAGAGGTCTGGAGACGCTAACACAGATAAACTTCAAGGCTCCGATTGGGATAGTCCTGTGGTCTGTCAGCTTGAGGAGTTGTTGTTGACCAGTTTAAAGGTGATATTCGACAGCGCGGTGAAGAAGATTATTGAAAGTGGCTACACAAAAGAAGTTGCTGAATGGGCCATTTTGTATAGCAGCCTGTTCAATGGTGGTAAAGATGCCGTGTCTAATGTTGTTGACAGTGCTTTGAGTATACTGAAGAGGGACAAGGATATTAGTACGACAAAGCATCCTGTATTTGAGGGGCTGGAGAGCCTCGTAGACTACACACTGTTGGAGATGATATGTGTGCTTCGGGAGATTAGACCCTCCTTAAGTGTATCAGAAGCGATGTGGTGCTTATTGATAAGTGATTTGAACCTAGTGAATACATGTCCAGCGGAAGGAGGCACCGTGGGTGGTTCTTGTAGCCAGGAAGCTTCTGAAGAGAGCCAAGCACTTCCCCAGCCTAAATCTGAGACTTCTAGCACCAGTCAGATAAAGGATTCTAACGACTCAGGCAGTTCAAAACAGATAAATCCCAAGCATAAAGGCTGTGAGCCAAAATCCTCCTCTGGTGGTGAATTGGCTAGTCCTGGAAAAGAATGTGTTCTTGCTGCTCTAGAAGCGAAGGGAAACTTGTCGAGCTTTGTGAAGGAGCATTTTCTGAGTTCGTTTCAAGGGAATACCACGGATGAGAAAGCAGTGGGTAATAAGAAAGGGTTATCGGTTAATTCCAAGAGAGATATGCTTCGACAAAAGGCATTTCAGTTTGAGAAGCATTACAAAGGACGTCTGACTAAGGGAGCTTTCAAGGCCAAAGTTGCTGCGTGGGGAAGTATGGTGTTAGACAAGTCATTATTGAGGGCACCGCCCGGAGGTGCTACCATTGCGATGAAGGGAGCAGTTCATTCCAAGTTACCAACTCCGGCTGGAACTAGTAGTTCTGCTGCGGAGAAAAACAGCCATCCTTCAAGCAATTCGCCACCCCTTTCATCCGCCTGCGATGCTTCAAAGGGCGGGGCCAATGTTTCTGATACTCCCAAGGCTATCGATTATTATGCTTTGATCCCATTTGACGAAAATCAGCAGAAGCGCGTCCCTCAAGATGACAAAGACGAAGCCATTGTGACACTAGTCCCCTACAAGCAAGAGATTGAGAAGGAGCTCCAAGGATGGACGGAGTGGGCAAATGAGAAGGTCATGCAAGCAGCACGGAGGCTTGGGAAGGACCAGGCGGAATTGAAAATGTTGAGGcaggagaaagaagaaatggagaaattCAAGAAAGAGAAGCAAACTTTGGAGGAGAGTACCGTAAAGCGGCTTTCGGAAATGGAGCATGCCCTGACCAATGCGACAGGCCAGATTGAGGTGGCTAACTGCACCATCCATCGCCTTGAGGAGGAGAATCATCTGTTGAAAAATGATATGTTGGCTGCAAAGATGCAGGCAATACGTGCGGTTACTAACTTGGAGTCCGCTCTGGAAAGAGAGCAGCAGACCCTCAAGAAACTGCAGTCATGGGAGGCAGACAAGGGTATTGTCCAAGACGAACTCACAAATGTCCAACGCCAAATAACGTCACTCAACAAACGACTCGAAAAAGCTAGAGGCCGCAAGGATCAGTTCAAG GCTCTGTGGAAGCAGGAGGAGAAGGAAAAATCAAAAgctcaaaaaaatattgattccTTGAAAAGCAAATTAGATGAAGAAGAGGCTTTGATGAAAGTGGAAGCTGACAGCATAAAGCAAGCATCCGAGAAGGAGATGCAGAGATGTGAAGCCGATATCAAGAGGCTTCAGAAAATGATAATGGAGCTGAATCTCGAGTCTGATAAATATAAGATAGCAGCTCTTAACAAGGGCTACGGCAGCTATATGACGGGCCTCCCTGGATCAGAGCCTCCTAAAGTGACAAATGGGTTTGCTGTCTTTCAGGATAATGCAAGCGACTCTCCAGATGTTAAGCCAGAGAGGGAGTGTGTCATGTGCATGGCAGACGAGATATCTGTGGTTTTCATCCCTTGCGCGCATCAGGTTCTTTGCACTCAGTGCAATGTGATCCACGAGAAGCAAGGGATGAGCGACTGCCCTTCTTGCAGGACGACCATTCAAAAGCGCGTCTCTGTTAGCTATCGCTGCTGA